A single region of the Deltaproteobacteria bacterium genome encodes:
- the mreC gene encoding rod shape-determining protein MreC, with amino-acid sequence MPSIKSPKKNWIWILFVVLALFLLSSNLGKKHSWNPLEQAVIEITAPLQKFITWNIRFIEGLWFKYFALVGLQEENDRLKREILSLKMENDRCRELIATNRRLQELLHFSQTFHWPGIAAQVIGRDPSGWFRSIIIDKGRKDGLRVNMPVVNAEGVVGRLVSVSPDYAKVLLIVDQNSAVDSLIQRSREKGIVKGISEESCELNYVVKTGDVNVGDRVVTSGMGRVFPKGLPVGRVVEVNSRPSELFLDIKVRPAVDFAKLEEVLILLKEDPILSERAE; translated from the coding sequence TTGCCAAGTATAAAATCACCCAAGAAGAACTGGATATGGATCCTTTTCGTTGTATTGGCCCTGTTCCTGCTTTCCTCAAATCTGGGGAAAAAACATTCCTGGAACCCGCTTGAGCAGGCTGTCATCGAGATCACCGCCCCCCTGCAGAAGTTCATCACCTGGAACATCCGTTTCATTGAGGGCTTGTGGTTCAAGTACTTCGCCCTGGTCGGCCTTCAGGAGGAAAACGATCGGTTGAAGAGGGAAATCCTGTCCCTCAAGATGGAAAACGATCGATGCCGGGAATTAATCGCCACCAACAGGCGCCTTCAGGAGCTGTTACATTTTTCCCAGACATTCCACTGGCCCGGTATTGCCGCCCAGGTCATCGGAAGAGATCCATCCGGGTGGTTCAGGTCCATTATCATTGACAAGGGAAGAAAGGACGGTCTGAGGGTGAATATGCCGGTCGTAAACGCCGAGGGCGTTGTGGGAAGGCTGGTATCTGTTTCCCCCGATTATGCCAAGGTACTGTTGATAGTCGATCAGAACAGCGCCGTGGACAGCCTCATCCAGCGTTCCAGGGAAAAGGGGATCGTCAAAGGAATTTCAGAGGAGTCCTGCGAGTTGAACTATGTGGTGAAAACAGGAGATGTAAACGTCGGGGACAGGGTGGTGACCTCCGGGATGGGCAGAGTGTTCCCCAAGGGTCTGCCTGTGGGAAGGGTGGTGGAAGTGAACAGCAGGCCGAGTGAACTGTTCCTGGATATCAAGGTCAGGCCTGCGGTTGACTTTGCCAAGCTCGAAGAGGTGCTGATCCTTTTAAAGGAGGATCCCATATTAAGCGAACGCGCGGAATAG